One Blattabacterium cuenoti genomic window carries:
- a CDS encoding 5'-3' exonuclease: MNNNSKKLFLIDAYPMIYQSYYAYRHKHLFTSQGLNTSPIINFTYFLINTLNNEKPSYMATIFDPRQGVSFRKKEYEKYKAHRKKTPEAIFIAIPYIIKILKTFKISFFYAPNGYEADDFIGTIAKKAENKGYIIYIITLDKDFFQLVTENIKVYIPPFKGNTKKILGIKEIQKKYDVNHPKQVIDLWSMMGDPSDNIPGLPGIGKKNAIKFIKKYGNLEKLLNSTHDLNGKIKENIEKNKDLGLLSKKLITIVTNIPFFSFHEEKFYVKKPNWNSIKKIFEELEFIRLLKKANEYFQFKTKE; the protein is encoded by the coding sequence ATGAATAATAATAGTAAAAAATTATTTTTAATTGACGCATATCCTATGATTTATCAAAGCTATTATGCTTATAGGCATAAGCATCTTTTCACTTCTCAAGGACTCAACACTTCACCCATCATAAATTTCACATATTTTTTAATAAACACATTAAATAATGAAAAACCATCCTATATGGCTACTATTTTTGATCCCAGACAAGGGGTCTCTTTTAGAAAGAAAGAGTATGAAAAATATAAAGCACATAGAAAAAAAACACCAGAGGCTATTTTCATAGCTATTCCTTATATTATAAAGATTTTGAAAACTTTTAAAATTTCGTTCTTTTATGCTCCTAATGGATATGAAGCTGATGATTTTATTGGAACAATAGCTAAAAAAGCGGAAAATAAAGGATATATTATTTATATAATCACTTTAGATAAAGATTTTTTTCAACTAGTTACAGAAAATATTAAAGTTTATATCCCCCCTTTTAAAGGAAATACAAAAAAAATATTGGGGATAAAAGAAATACAAAAAAAATATGATGTGAATCATCCAAAACAAGTTATCGATTTGTGGAGTATGATGGGAGACCCTTCTGATAACATACCAGGATTGCCAGGTATTGGAAAAAAAAATGCCATAAAATTTATTAAAAAATATGGAAATTTAGAAAAACTATTAAATTCAACTCATGATCTTAACGGAAAAATTAAAGAAAATATTGAAAAAAATAAAGATTTAGGTCTTTTATCAAAAAAACTAATTACTATTGTTACCAATATTCCTTTTTTTTCTTTTCATGAAGAAAAATTTTATGTTAAAAAACCCAATTGGAATTCCATAAAAAAAATATTTGAAGAACTTGAGTTTATAAGGTTATTAAAAAAAGCTAACGAATATTTTCAATTTAAAACGAAAGAATAA
- a CDS encoding porin: MKKTKITLLILFLGFFCPFHSYSEIIKQKKTTDDDSYSNIFLDFSSSLNSTVKTANKEFTEGSRFSEDYLNLEIIGKANDKISYRFAKQLKKTENSEMIDLAYLKYKWNDKLYFLVGKQPFSFGSMEYANSFYEHGYRYTDVYKNKENPVGFSFIYIPIKDHELQFQIVNGMKKNKENIDQSHPMGGSVNWNWSLFNNKIIQNRWSYSVFQENENKKFWKLLALGSQLNLKPLSIEADYILSDEDIEQNGSITKIIHSLNSCDTNNVASVKYGTYLVKLKYNFLPKWNFLAKGVYETGISKKGMNGVLEENKLFKKAYTYYGGLEFLPIMKSDDLSLHFIYQNHRVNYSLDPIKKENENNHIIILGLSYRVKMI; the protein is encoded by the coding sequence ATGAAAAAAACAAAAATTACTTTACTCATTCTTTTTTTAGGATTTTTTTGTCCTTTTCATAGTTATTCGGAAATCATAAAACAAAAAAAAACGACAGATGACGATTCTTATTCCAACATATTTTTAGATTTTTCTAGTAGTCTGAACTCTACAGTAAAAACTGCAAACAAAGAATTTACTGAAGGTTCTCGTTTTTCAGAAGATTATTTAAACTTGGAAATAATAGGAAAAGCCAATGATAAAATTAGTTATCGTTTTGCAAAACAGCTGAAAAAAACAGAAAACTCTGAAATGATTGATTTAGCTTATTTAAAATATAAGTGGAACGATAAACTTTATTTTTTAGTTGGAAAACAACCTTTTTCTTTTGGTAGTATGGAATATGCTAATAGTTTCTATGAACACGGATATCGTTATACAGATGTATACAAAAACAAGGAGAATCCTGTTGGATTTAGCTTTATTTATATTCCTATAAAAGATCATGAATTACAATTTCAAATTGTCAATGGAATGAAAAAAAATAAAGAAAATATAGATCAAAGTCATCCTATGGGAGGTTCTGTAAATTGGAATTGGAGTTTATTTAATAATAAAATCATTCAAAATAGATGGTCTTATTCTGTTTTTCAAGAAAATGAAAATAAAAAATTTTGGAAATTACTAGCTTTAGGAAGCCAATTAAATTTGAAACCTTTATCCATAGAAGCAGACTATATATTGAGCGATGAAGATATAGAACAAAACGGTAGTATAACAAAAATTATACATTCATTGAATTCTTGTGATACTAATAATGTAGCATCTGTTAAATATGGAACTTATTTAGTAAAGTTAAAATATAATTTTCTTCCAAAATGGAATTTCCTTGCGAAAGGAGTATATGAAACAGGGATCTCTAAGAAAGGAATGAATGGCGTTTTAGAAGAAAATAAATTGTTTAAAAAAGCATATACTTATTATGGAGGTCTAGAATTTCTTCCTATCATGAAAAGTGATGATCTGAGTTTACATTTTATATATCAAAACCACAGAGTCAATTACAGTTTAGATCCAATTAAAAAAGAAAATGAGAATAATCATATTATCATTTTGGGATTAAGTTATCGTGTTAAAATGATTTAA
- a CDS encoding FtsK/SpoIIIE family DNA translocase yields the protein MEKKKKKEKKTLKTILGFFLLGNSIFLFLSFFSFLFHWKNDQSQIEKLFDKEIIAENLLGKMGAAVSHYLIHCGTGISAFSIPIFLFLTGLKILFIKKQLLNNFYKSTIYKLLFFNVWLPIFFYVIIPNQGIFSGVFGFEIGNYLIHLFGKVGLYMLIFTSIIFYIIIIFHISPPTIKNGMKKKTQNINKEIDTKLNFHNTKIVNQPKMNSDLEKNILHSILSKKKEYFSSIDLKTDLESNKKKIIQILNYYNIEIYELKANIGPTITLYEIYPKLGTRISKIKNLKNEIALNLSAISIRIIAPIPGKGSIGIEIPNYKRSPVYMKDILFSEESNKKSHKMELPISLGKTVFNEIFIIDLAKMPHLLIAGSTGQGKSVGLNVIIVFLLYKKNPEDIKFILIDPKKVELSVYKKISKSYFATLPNSIEPIITDLHKVKNILNSLCKEMDQRYAILEKHKVRNIKEYNNAIKYNKDHLPYIILIIDEFADLNINNNQKIEIYITRLAQLARAVGIHLIIATQRPSVDVITGLIKSNFTARIAFRVSSKIDSRTILDCTGAEQLIGKGDMFFSNKNELTRLQCPFIELSDLKKIVDFYGKNHKKNEYFFLPEPNMNE from the coding sequence ATGGAAAAAAAGAAAAAAAAAGAAAAAAAAACTCTTAAAACTATTTTAGGTTTTTTTTTATTAGGAAATAGTATTTTTTTATTTTTAAGTTTTTTTTCTTTTCTTTTTCATTGGAAGAATGATCAAAGTCAGATTGAAAAACTTTTTGATAAAGAAATTATAGCAGAAAATTTACTTGGAAAAATGGGGGCTGCAGTATCTCACTATTTGATTCATTGTGGAACAGGAATTAGTGCTTTTTCTATTCCTATATTTCTATTTTTAACCGGATTAAAAATTCTTTTTATTAAAAAACAATTATTAAATAATTTTTATAAATCAACAATATATAAGTTGCTATTTTTTAACGTTTGGCTCCCCATATTTTTTTATGTTATTATTCCTAATCAAGGAATATTCAGTGGAGTTTTCGGATTTGAAATAGGGAACTATTTAATTCATTTATTTGGAAAAGTAGGATTATATATGCTTATTTTCACGAGTATCATTTTTTACATAATCATTATTTTTCATATTAGTCCTCCAACCATAAAAAATGGCATGAAAAAAAAAACACAAAATATTAATAAAGAAATAGATACAAAATTGAATTTTCATAATACGAAAATAGTCAATCAACCAAAAATGAATTCTGATTTAGAGAAGAACATTCTTCATTCTATTTTATCTAAAAAAAAAGAATATTTTTCATCTATTGATTTGAAAACAGATTTGGAATCTAATAAAAAAAAAATAATTCAAATTCTAAATTATTATAATATAGAAATATATGAACTAAAAGCTAATATAGGACCTACTATAACTTTATATGAAATCTATCCTAAATTGGGGACACGGATTTCAAAAATAAAGAACTTAAAAAATGAGATTGCATTAAATTTATCCGCTATATCTATAAGAATTATAGCTCCTATACCTGGAAAAGGATCCATTGGAATAGAAATCCCCAATTATAAACGTTCCCCCGTTTATATGAAAGACATTCTATTTTCAGAAGAAAGTAACAAAAAAAGTCATAAAATGGAACTTCCCATTTCTTTAGGTAAAACAGTATTTAATGAGATTTTTATTATAGATTTAGCAAAAATGCCCCATTTACTTATAGCAGGATCAACAGGACAAGGAAAATCAGTAGGATTAAATGTGATCATTGTTTTTCTATTATATAAAAAAAATCCAGAAGATATCAAATTTATTTTGATTGATCCAAAAAAAGTAGAATTATCAGTATACAAAAAAATTTCAAAATCCTATTTTGCTACACTTCCAAATTCCATAGAACCGATTATTACAGATTTGCATAAAGTAAAAAATATATTAAATTCTTTATGTAAAGAAATGGATCAAAGATATGCTATTTTAGAAAAACATAAGGTCAGAAATATTAAAGAATATAATAATGCAATAAAATACAATAAGGATCACTTACCTTATATTATATTAATTATTGATGAATTTGCCGATTTAAATATTAATAATAACCAAAAAATAGAAATATACATAACTAGATTAGCACAACTCGCTAGAGCTGTAGGTATTCATTTGATTATAGCCACACAACGCCCATCAGTAGATGTAATTACTGGATTAATTAAATCCAATTTTACGGCAAGAATTGCATTTAGAGTAAGTTCTAAAATAGATTCTAGAACTATATTAGATTGCACAGGTGCTGAACAATTAATAGGAAAAGGAGATATGTTTTTTTCTAATAAAAATGAATTGACACGATTACAATGTCCATTTATAGAATTGTCCGATCTAAAAAAAATTGTTGACTTTTATGGAAAAAATCATAAAAAAAATGAGTACTTTTTCTTGCCAGAACCAAATATGAATGAGTGA
- a CDS encoding LptF/LptG family permease yields MRIKKLDLYMIRLFMTPFFMIYITIFIIFMIQFFWSQIDELTGKNISIFIILKFILYFGVSIIPLVTPVALLLTSIIIFGDLSENQEIIAIKSSGISLFRVMIPILCITFILSIGLYLFSDFVIPKARMKANKLGYQISLSHPSFKLKERIFVNLFPNFFIKIDRINNNYLHNVFIFFYDKNSLINTIISKKGVLIPNQEDGSIQFKLINGVLYSENFTNIKKKQYSYQLVEFHTLIQNFKIHSVPKIKNLDDYDFYKTLNTINLIKKINFFKKKNYNNTYGNKIYLCKLQLELQKKFTFPVTCIIMFLTGAPLGAIIRKGGIGYPTVIALIIFIIYYTLLTITQNKVEKAEICSWVGAWIPNIVFFPVSVWMTYKTVIDDFYIFNK; encoded by the coding sequence ATGAGAATAAAAAAACTTGATTTATACATGATTCGTTTATTTATGACTCCTTTTTTTATGATTTATATTACAATATTTATCATTTTTATGATCCAATTTTTTTGGAGTCAAATAGATGAACTAACAGGAAAAAACATTAGTATTTTTATAATATTAAAATTTATATTATACTTTGGTGTATCTATTATTCCATTAGTAACACCTGTTGCCCTATTGTTAACTTCTATTATAATATTTGGTGATCTTTCAGAAAATCAAGAAATAATTGCCATCAAATCTTCTGGAATATCTCTTTTTCGTGTTATGATTCCTATTTTATGTATAACCTTTATTTTATCCATTGGATTGTATTTATTTTCAGATTTTGTTATTCCGAAAGCAAGAATGAAAGCTAATAAATTAGGATATCAAATATCATTGAGTCATCCATCTTTCAAATTGAAGGAAAGAATTTTTGTAAACCTTTTCCCCAATTTTTTCATAAAAATAGATAGAATAAATAATAATTACTTACATAATGTATTTATTTTTTTTTATGACAAAAATTCACTTATTAACACTATTATTTCTAAAAAAGGAGTTTTAATTCCCAATCAAGAGGATGGATCTATTCAATTTAAATTAATAAATGGAGTTTTATATAGTGAAAATTTCACTAATATTAAAAAAAAACAATACTCTTATCAACTTGTAGAGTTTCACACTTTAATTCAAAATTTTAAAATTCATTCAGTCCCAAAAATAAAAAACTTAGATGACTATGATTTTTACAAAACCCTAAATACAATAAATCTTATTAAAAAAATAAATTTTTTTAAAAAAAAAAATTATAATAATACTTACGGAAACAAAATATATTTATGTAAGCTACAGTTAGAATTACAAAAAAAATTTACATTTCCAGTAACATGTATTATAATGTTTCTTACTGGAGCTCCATTAGGAGCTATTATTAGAAAAGGAGGAATAGGTTATCCAACAGTGATAGCACTAATTATATTCATCATTTACTATACTTTACTAACCATCACTCAAAATAAAGTAGAAAAAGCTGAAATATGTTCATGGGTAGGAGCTTGGATCCCAAATATTGTTTTTTTTCCAGTAAGTGTATGGATGACTTATAAAACTGTAATAGATGATTTTTATATTTTTAATAAATAA
- the ribB gene encoding 3,4-dihydroxy-2-butanone-4-phosphate synthase, with amino-acid sequence MVFNSNKNLNGIEEAIQDIQNGKIIIVVDDKNRENEGDFIVAAEKITPKIVNFLITHGRGLVCVSLTEEKCDQLKLQMMVKNNTDPRKTAFTVSVDLRGYGMSTGISVSDRAKTIFALVNEVEPKAFNKPGHIFPLRAKKGGVLERPGHTEAAIDITKMAGCNPGGVLVEILNKNGSMARLPQLIHIAQKFHMKIISIEDLIKYKIKHKKK; translated from the coding sequence ATGGTTTTTAATTCAAATAAAAATTTGAATGGTATTGAAGAAGCCATACAGGATATACAAAATGGAAAAATTATTATCGTAGTTGATGATAAAAATCGTGAAAATGAAGGAGATTTTATAGTAGCTGCCGAAAAAATAACTCCTAAAATTGTAAATTTTCTCATTACTCATGGTAGAGGGTTGGTTTGTGTTTCCTTGACAGAAGAAAAATGTGATCAATTAAAACTTCAAATGATGGTAAAAAATAATACAGACCCTAGAAAAACGGCATTCACTGTATCCGTAGATTTACGAGGTTATGGGATGAGTACTGGTATTTCTGTTTCAGATAGAGCTAAAACTATTTTTGCCCTAGTTAATGAAGTAGAACCAAAAGCATTCAATAAACCAGGCCATATATTTCCTCTTCGGGCAAAAAAAGGAGGTGTCTTAGAAAGACCTGGGCATACAGAAGCAGCTATTGATATAACTAAAATGGCAGGATGTAATCCTGGCGGTGTATTGGTAGAAATACTAAACAAAAATGGATCTATGGCACGTTTACCACAATTGATTCATATAGCCCAAAAATTCCATATGAAAATTATATCCATAGAAGATCTTATTAAATATAAAATAAAACATAAAAAAAAATAA
- the trxA gene encoding thioredoxin → MLQEINDDNFEKLISESEKPILVDFWAPWCAPCRALSVLLEEIFSEYHTKVSVFKLNVDNNPKISSKYGIRSIPTMIFFKNGEKKDTHIGVLAKEDIRKKLDALIIT, encoded by the coding sequence ATGTTACAAGAAATAAACGATGATAATTTTGAAAAGTTGATTTCTGAGTCAGAAAAACCTATTCTTGTAGATTTTTGGGCGCCATGGTGTGCTCCATGTAGAGCTTTGTCTGTTCTATTAGAAGAAATATTTTCTGAATATCATACCAAAGTATCAGTTTTCAAGTTGAATGTAGATAATAACCCAAAAATTTCTTCTAAATATGGAATCCGTAGTATTCCTACTATGATTTTTTTTAAAAATGGAGAAAAAAAAGATACCCATATTGGTGTTCTTGCTAAAGAAGACATAAGAAAAAAATTGGATGCTTTAATTATTACATAA
- a CDS encoding M20 family metallo-hydrolase, translating into MSVVNLQVLKEEAIQLLIQIINTPSISEQENKVSFLIEAYLHKHGFHVKRKFNNIWTENNNSSKKENIPTILLNSHHDTVKPGKNWNTDPFTAVKQNNKLIGLGSNDAGASVVSLISAFIYLNSLPELPYRLILSITAEEEISGPSGVRSILSELGSIDLGIVGEPTQMQVAIAEKGLIVLDCISEGKTGHSARNTGINAIYIATKDIEYLKCFSFDRKSELLGLTTLNVTQIKGGIQHNVIPDICTFVIDIRTNELYKNEEVIDIIRNKIHSKMKPRSSHSNSSFINPMHPIVLKAKFIGRKTYGSPTLSDQSIMPFSTIKMGVGNSVRSHTPNEYILISEIMEGIDIYICLLKDFNFLS; encoded by the coding sequence ATGTCTGTAGTGAATTTACAAGTTTTAAAAGAAGAAGCCATACAACTTCTGATTCAAATCATCAATACACCTTCTATATCTGAACAAGAAAATAAGGTTTCTTTTCTGATAGAGGCTTATCTTCATAAGCATGGATTTCATGTAAAAAGAAAATTTAACAATATATGGACTGAAAATAATAATTCTTCTAAAAAAGAAAATATTCCAACTATATTATTAAATTCTCATCATGATACAGTAAAACCAGGAAAAAATTGGAACACAGATCCTTTTACTGCTGTTAAACAAAACAATAAACTAATTGGATTAGGTAGTAATGATGCTGGAGCTTCTGTTGTTTCATTAATATCTGCTTTTATATATTTAAATAGTTTGCCTGAATTGCCTTATAGATTAATACTTTCTATTACTGCAGAAGAAGAAATATCTGGTCCTTCAGGTGTAAGATCCATTTTATCTGAATTAGGATCTATAGATTTAGGAATTGTGGGAGAACCCACACAAATGCAAGTAGCTATTGCTGAAAAAGGATTAATCGTATTAGATTGTATATCAGAAGGAAAAACAGGACATTCTGCAAGAAATACAGGGATCAATGCTATTTATATAGCTACAAAAGATATAGAATATTTAAAATGTTTTTCTTTCGATAGAAAATCGGAATTGTTAGGTTTGACTACTTTAAATGTCACTCAAATAAAAGGTGGAATACAACATAATGTCATCCCTGATATTTGTACTTTTGTTATAGATATCAGAACTAATGAATTATATAAAAATGAGGAAGTGATTGATATAATCCGAAATAAAATTCATTCTAAAATGAAACCACGTTCTTCACATTCAAATTCATCTTTCATAAACCCTATGCATCCTATTGTTTTAAAGGCTAAATTTATAGGAAGAAAGACTTATGGGTCTCCGACTCTTTCAGATCAAAGTATAATGCCTTTTTCTACTATTAAAATGGGGGTAGGGAATAGTGTACGATCTCATACGCCTAACGAATATATTTTGATTTCAGAAATTATGGAAGGAATAGATATTTATATTTGTTTGTTAAAAGATTTCAACTTTTTAAGTTAA
- the argB gene encoding acetylglutamate kinase, whose product MKIHVVKIGGHLINNHKYLHNSLKAFSELQGHKILIHGGGKKADFISKKMGISPKVIQGRRITDKETLGIVVMTYAGIINKNIVAILQSYRSNALGLCGADGNCIQSYLRKISNIDYGYVGDVNVKSINTHLIKFLLINNIIPVFCSITHNGTGNLLNTNADTIAAYIAISLAQYQDDEVELHFCFEKKGVLRNLQDSESYLKKINFDLFKKMKENHTIENGMIPKLENAFFAFQNGVYKVSIGLPNHLNDVNNKTVLCL is encoded by the coding sequence ATGAAAATTCATGTAGTCAAAATTGGAGGTCATTTAATTAATAATCATAAGTATCTTCATAATTCTTTGAAAGCTTTTTCTGAACTACAAGGACACAAAATATTGATTCATGGAGGAGGAAAAAAAGCTGATTTTATTTCAAAAAAAATGGGAATTAGCCCAAAAGTGATACAAGGCAGAAGAATAACAGATAAAGAAACTTTAGGTATAGTTGTTATGACGTATGCAGGAATAATTAACAAAAATATTGTAGCTATATTACAATCTTATCGTTCTAATGCTTTAGGGTTATGTGGAGCAGATGGAAATTGTATTCAATCATACTTACGTAAAATATCAAATATTGATTATGGATATGTGGGAGATGTTAATGTAAAAAGTATTAATACACATTTAATAAAATTTTTATTAATAAATAATATCATTCCTGTATTTTGCTCCATTACACATAATGGAACGGGAAATCTACTTAACACAAACGCAGATACAATAGCTGCTTATATAGCTATATCCTTAGCTCAATACCAAGACGATGAAGTAGAGTTACATTTTTGTTTTGAAAAAAAAGGAGTTTTGAGAAATTTGCAGGATTCTGAGTCTTATTTAAAAAAAATAAATTTTGATTTATTTAAAAAAATGAAAGAAAATCATACCATAGAAAATGGTATGATTCCTAAATTGGAAAATGCTTTTTTTGCATTCCAAAATGGAGTCTATAAGGTGAGTATAGGTTTGCCTAATCATTTAAATGATGTGAATAATAAGACTGTACTATGTCTGTAG
- a CDS encoding N-acetylornithine carbamoyltransferase, whose protein sequence is MKKFFSVEDVSDVHNLIKDALSLKKNPYDFQHIGKNKTIGLVFFNPSLRTRISCQKAAFNLGCNTWVLDIHRDSWKIEMNNGSVMNMTQEHLKEAISVMSIYCDILAVRTFPNLSDKDYDYQEIVFNKILNYSRVPVVNMESATLHPLQSLADVMTIAEYTSFFRKKCKVVLSWAPHVKSLPHSVANSFSQWVSKIEQIDFTITCPEKYDLHKKFYNKAYTTHNQNEAFINADFIYAKNWSSYLNYGKILCTNSDWMITGNKMKLTNKAKFMHCLPVRRNVVVEDTVLDSNYSIVLQQAENRIYASQIIFLRMLQSLS, encoded by the coding sequence ATGAAAAAATTTTTTAGCGTAGAAGATGTATCAGATGTACATAATCTCATTAAAGATGCTTTATCTTTAAAAAAAAATCCATATGATTTTCAACATATTGGAAAAAATAAAACAATAGGATTGGTTTTTTTTAATCCTAGTTTACGTACAAGAATTAGTTGTCAAAAAGCTGCTTTTAACCTAGGATGTAATACTTGGGTATTAGATATTCATAGAGATTCTTGGAAAATTGAAATGAATAATGGAAGTGTCATGAATATGACACAAGAACATCTTAAAGAGGCTATTTCTGTAATGAGTATATATTGTGATATTCTTGCAGTCAGAACTTTTCCGAATCTTTCAGATAAAGATTATGATTATCAAGAAATTGTTTTTAATAAAATATTAAATTATTCCAGAGTTCCAGTAGTTAATATGGAAAGTGCGACTTTGCATCCTCTACAGTCTTTGGCAGATGTTATGACGATTGCAGAATATACTTCTTTTTTTAGAAAGAAATGTAAAGTTGTATTAAGTTGGGCCCCTCATGTAAAATCATTGCCTCATTCTGTTGCGAACTCTTTTTCTCAGTGGGTATCAAAGATAGAACAGATAGATTTTACGATTACGTGTCCAGAAAAATACGATTTACATAAAAAATTTTATAATAAAGCTTATACGACACATAATCAAAACGAAGCATTTATAAATGCCGATTTTATTTATGCCAAAAATTGGAGCAGTTATTTGAATTATGGGAAAATACTTTGTACCAATTCCGATTGGATGATCACTGGAAACAAAATGAAACTAACCAATAAAGCTAAATTTATGCATTGTTTACCTGTTAGAAGAAATGTTGTAGTAGAAGATACGGTTTTAGATAGTAACTATTCCATAGTATTGCAACAAGCAGAAAATAGAATTTACGCTTCACAAATAATTTTTTTGAGAATGTTACAATCTTTATCATGA